In Tateyamaria omphalii, the following are encoded in one genomic region:
- a CDS encoding replication initiator protein A translates to MTGATLPPAGQTADFFLCDIFDALPKGDLATMEHPIFSLSTRPDRKLVQYRHNDVSVEITPSVKGRATIHDKDILIYCVSQLVAALNAGRPVSRVLHLTAHDLLVATRRDTSGDSYRRLREAFERLAGTRITTNIRTGETETTTGFGLIEGWEIVRRAQGGRMISVMVTLSDWIFRAVTARSVLTLNRDYFALRRPLERRLYELARKHCGRQPQWRVSVDTLLKKSGSGSPRRVFRAMLRDIIASGQVPDYDLVLEPGDVLCVTPKAVVIEPGLAPVLSADALEAARALAPGEDVYALEADWRAYWVRGGKARLRSADRAFLGWVRARQAALK, encoded by the coding sequence ATGACGGGTGCCACACTTCCTCCGGCCGGGCAGACGGCTGATTTCTTTCTGTGCGACATCTTCGATGCGCTGCCCAAGGGCGATCTGGCGACGATGGAGCACCCGATCTTTTCGCTGTCCACGCGCCCCGACCGCAAGCTGGTGCAGTACCGGCACAATGATGTGAGCGTCGAGATCACGCCGTCGGTCAAGGGCCGCGCGACGATCCATGACAAGGATATCCTGATCTATTGCGTGAGCCAGCTGGTGGCGGCCCTGAATGCGGGCCGTCCGGTCAGCCGGGTGCTGCATCTGACCGCCCATGACCTGTTGGTGGCCACGCGGCGCGACACGTCCGGCGACAGCTACCGCCGCCTGCGCGAAGCGTTCGAGCGGCTGGCGGGCACCCGCATCACCACCAATATCCGCACCGGCGAGACCGAGACGACAACCGGGTTCGGCCTGATCGAAGGCTGGGAGATCGTGCGCCGCGCCCAGGGGGGGCGCATGATCAGCGTGATGGTCACCTTAAGCGACTGGATCTTTCGCGCGGTGACCGCCCGGTCGGTTTTGACCTTGAATAGAGACTATTTTGCCCTGCGCCGCCCGCTGGAGCGGCGGCTTTACGAGCTGGCGCGCAAGCATTGTGGCCGCCAGCCGCAATGGCGCGTGTCGGTGGACACGCTTTTGAAGAAATCGGGGTCGGGCAGTCCGCGCCGGGTGTTTCGCGCCATGCTGCGCGACATCATCGCGAGCGGGCAGGTGCCCGATTACGATCTGGTCCTTGAGCCGGGCGATGTGCTCTGCGTGACCCCGAAGGCCGTGGTGATCGAGCCGGGCCTGGCCCCGGTTCTGTCGGCGGACGCGCTGGAGGCCGCCCGCGCGCTGGCCCCGGGCGAGGATGTCTATGCGCTGGAGGCGGATTGGCGCGCCTATTGGGTGCGCGGCGGCAAGGCGCGGCTGCGGTCGGCGGATCGCGCGTTTCTGGGCTGGGTCAGGGCGCGGCAGGCTGCGTTGAAGTAG